Below is a genomic region from Vibrio mimicus.
TGCAGGGCGTAAAAGCAAAGCGCACAAAGCAACCAACCGCTACTCCATATCAATCTTCACATTCTGCAAAGATCCGCTGCCGTAGCTATCACCACGCTTGGTTTTGAGCATCAAACGCAGATCGTTGGCCGAATCCGCACTGTGCAGGGCATCTTGCTCGCTGATCTTGTCATCCACCACTAACTGGTATAAGGCTTGATCGAAGGTTTGCATCCCCACTTCCTGAGAACGAGCCATGGTCGCTTTCAGCTCATGCAGTTCACCGCGGCGAATTAAATCCGCGATTCGTGGGCTATTGAGCAACACTTCAAACACCCCGTGTCGCCCTTTGCCATTTTTATCACGCAACAGTTGCTGGCCAATCACCCCTTTTAAGTTGAGTGACAAGTCGAGCAGGAACTGCTCACGCTGCTCTTTTGGCACAAGATGCAAAATCCGCTCTAATGCTTGGTTGGCGTTATTGGCGTGCAGCGTGGCCATACACAGATGACCCGTTTCCGCGAAAGTCATTGCGTATTCCATGGTTTCTCGGCTGCGAATTTCACCAATCAAAATCATATCTGGTGCTTGGCGCAGCGAGTTTTTCAGCGCGATTTCATAGCTTTCGGTATCGAGTCCGACTTCTCGCTGAGTCACGATGCAGCGCTTGTGTTCATGTACAAACTCAATGGGATCTTCGACCGTCAAAATATGCCCAGTACGGTGCTGGTTACGATAGCCAGTCATGGCCGCCATAGTGGTCGATTTACCCGAACCGGTTGCGCCTACCACCAAAACTAAACCGCGTTTGGCAATCGCCAAATTTTGCAGCACTTCAGGCAATTTCAGCTCTTCAAAGGTGGGAATACGCGTTTCAATCCGGCGGATCACCGCCCCCGGCAATTCACGTTGGAAAAACGCACTCACCCGGAAACGGCCACTATCACGCACCACAGCAAAGTTCGCTTCACGTGTCTGCTTAAATTCCGCTTGTCTCGCGTCATCCATCATCGCATGCAATAAGGCCGTCACATCCGCCAAGCTGAGCACTTCACCTTGCGCACGTAATTCACCATCGACTCGATATAAAATCGGCGCTCCCACGGTGATGTAGAGATCCGATGCTTTATGGCTCAGCATCCCATCCAGATATTGATTTAACTCCATCGGTGTTTACCTACTTAAAATGCTTTTAAATCCAACTCGATTTTGATCTGCACTTCTTGCGCATCCACCACACCACGCGCCATCAGCTGTTTGGCGTTTTGCTCCATGGTTTGCATGCCATGAGCGGCACCGGTTTGGATGATTGAATACATCTGCGCCACTTTATCTTCACGGATCAAGTTCCGGATTGCCGGCGTCGCCAGCATGATTTCATGGCACGCAACGCGGCCACCACCCACGCGTTTTAAGAGCTTTTGCGCGATAACGGCACGCAACGATTCGGACAGCATTGAACGCACCATGTCTTTATCGCTACCGGGAAACACGTCGATAATCCGGTCAATGGTTTTTGCCGCCGAGCTGGTGTGCAATGTACCAAACACCAAGTGACCCGTTTCTGCCGCGGTAAGCGCCAAGCTAATGGTTTCTTGGTCACGCAGCTCACCAACCAGAATCACATCTGGGTCTTCACGCAATGCCGAGCGCAGGGCATTTTTAAAACTGTGGGTATCACGGTGTACTTCGCGTTGGTTGATCAAACACTTATTGTTGCTGTGCACAAACTCAATCGGATCTTCAATGGTCAAAATATGCTTATTGTGATGAGCATTCACGTAGTCAACCATCGCCGCGAGCGTGGTCGATTTGCCCGAACCGGTAGGTCCAGTTACTAAGACTAAGCCTTTTTCATAATTGGCGATCTTGGTGAAAATCTCAGGCGCTTCTAGCTGATCCAAAGTTGGGATCATGGTTGGAATGGTACGAAATACCGCCGAGCATCCACGCGATTGGTGAAACGCGTTAACCCGGAAACGGCCAACGTTAGGCAATTCAAAAGAAAAATCGACTTCTAATTTTTCTTCATATTCACTGCGCTGGGCATCATTCATAATTTCAAATACCAAGCGATGTACGTCAGAATGGGTAAAAGCAGGCACGCCAAG
It encodes:
- a CDS encoding PilT/PilU family type 4a pilus ATPase, whose amino-acid sequence is MELNQYLDGMLSHKASDLYITVGAPILYRVDGELRAQGEVLSLADVTALLHAMMDDARQAEFKQTREANFAVVRDSGRFRVSAFFQRELPGAVIRRIETRIPTFEELKLPEVLQNLAIAKRGLVLVVGATGSGKSTTMAAMTGYRNQHRTGHILTVEDPIEFVHEHKRCIVTQREVGLDTESYEIALKNSLRQAPDMILIGEIRSRETMEYAMTFAETGHLCMATLHANNANQALERILHLVPKEQREQFLLDLSLNLKGVIGQQLLRDKNGKGRHGVFEVLLNSPRIADLIRRGELHELKATMARSQEVGMQTFDQALYQLVVDDKISEQDALHSADSANDLRLMLKTKRGDSYGSGSLQNVKIDME
- a CDS encoding type IV pilus twitching motility protein PilT is translated as MDIAELLEFSVKHNASDLHLSAGVPPMVRIDGEVRKLGVPAFTHSDVHRLVFEIMNDAQRSEYEEKLEVDFSFELPNVGRFRVNAFHQSRGCSAVFRTIPTMIPTLDQLEAPEIFTKIANYEKGLVLVTGPTGSGKSTTLAAMVDYVNAHHNKHILTIEDPIEFVHSNNKCLINQREVHRDTHSFKNALRSALREDPDVILVGELRDQETISLALTAAETGHLVFGTLHTSSAAKTIDRIIDVFPGSDKDMVRSMLSESLRAVIAQKLLKRVGGGRVACHEIMLATPAIRNLIREDKVAQMYSIIQTGAAHGMQTMEQNAKQLMARGVVDAQEVQIKIELDLKAF